From a single Microbacterium murale genomic region:
- a CDS encoding HAD-IIA family hydrolase: MAERSEIECWLTDMDGVLVHENDAIPGAAELLAGWEAAGIPYLVLTNNSIFTARDLSARLRSSGLHVPEDRIWTSALATAAFLEQQLPGGSAFVIGEAGILTALHDAGFVMTETSPDFVVVGETRNYSFEAITKAIRLINGGARFIATNPDATGPSVDGPMPATGAISALITKATGKEPYVVGKPNPMMFRSALNKIGAHSKRTGMIGDRMDTDVVAGIEAGLHTVLVLTGISDQVEIEKYPFRPDEIVNSVADLLPSGSSEG; encoded by the coding sequence ATGGCTGAACGCTCTGAGATCGAATGCTGGCTCACCGACATGGACGGCGTGCTCGTCCATGAGAACGACGCCATCCCGGGTGCCGCCGAACTGCTCGCCGGTTGGGAAGCCGCCGGCATCCCGTATCTGGTGCTGACCAACAACTCGATCTTCACCGCCCGTGATCTCTCGGCGCGCCTGCGCTCCAGCGGACTGCACGTGCCGGAGGACCGGATCTGGACGTCTGCGCTCGCCACCGCCGCGTTCCTCGAGCAGCAGCTCCCCGGCGGCTCGGCATTCGTCATCGGCGAGGCCGGCATCCTCACGGCTCTGCACGACGCCGGATTCGTCATGACGGAGACGAGCCCGGACTTCGTCGTCGTCGGCGAGACGCGCAACTACTCGTTCGAAGCGATCACCAAGGCGATCCGGCTGATCAACGGCGGCGCGCGATTCATCGCCACGAACCCGGATGCCACCGGCCCCAGCGTCGACGGGCCGATGCCGGCGACCGGCGCCATCTCCGCGCTGATCACCAAGGCCACCGGCAAAGAGCCGTATGTCGTCGGCAAGCCGAATCCGATGATGTTCCGTTCGGCGTTGAACAAGATCGGCGCACACTCGAAGCGCACCGGCATGATCGGTGATCGGATGGACACCGACGTCGTCGCAGGCATCGAAGCCGGCCTGCACACGGTACTCGTGCTAACGGGGATCAGCGACCAGGTCGAGATCGAGAAGTACCCGTTCCGCCCTGACGAGATCGTGAACTCGGTCGCCGATCTGCTGCCGTCTGGTTCGTCGGAAGGCTGA
- a CDS encoding serine hydrolase has protein sequence MATHTVTQKTQNSVTRPARGIRSLLALVVTSVLVIIVTACTPDPQPSADSVEIPDTAVGAQVQWVLDEINSEELSADDDLEARFDPSFFESLTVPELRTILEDLRAAQPWIPTAYEGDDTQAKATIESAAATYDMSVSASGEGLMNGLFFAAPKPERTPVTSWKALQSQLEDAPYEVSLQVREVGAAEPDILIGDTGSSPIGSIIKLYVLGAVVDAIDSGALTWESPLTIDAEVRSLPTGELQDLPDGSTVTVLEAAQKMIAISDNTATDLLIRAVGRDAVSAALTDMGHASPEDNAPLLTTRELFWIGWGDEGLRESWAEADAVEREALLGEVPAGVPDGNSVDWSVAAWQSGVEWFATHDDLVRAHIALQERATTAAGAPIRDILSANPGVTFGDEWTYVGFKGGSSMGALAGSWYLERADAAPVVLTILARSDDPQALADPVSVLGYAEDAAALLAE, from the coding sequence ATGGCCACCCACACCGTCACTCAGAAGACTCAGAACTCGGTCACTCGTCCTGCTCGCGGCATCCGCTCTCTTCTCGCGCTGGTCGTCACGTCTGTCCTCGTGATAATCGTCACCGCCTGCACACCGGATCCGCAGCCGTCTGCCGATTCGGTCGAGATCCCAGACACTGCCGTGGGCGCACAGGTGCAGTGGGTCCTGGACGAGATCAACAGCGAAGAACTCAGCGCAGACGATGACTTGGAGGCGCGGTTCGACCCCTCGTTCTTCGAGAGCCTGACTGTGCCCGAACTGCGTACGATCCTCGAAGACCTCCGCGCCGCACAACCGTGGATACCGACCGCGTACGAAGGGGACGATACGCAAGCTAAGGCCACGATCGAGTCGGCGGCGGCAACGTACGACATGAGCGTGTCAGCGTCCGGTGAAGGCTTGATGAACGGCCTCTTCTTCGCCGCGCCGAAGCCCGAGCGCACTCCCGTCACGAGCTGGAAGGCACTGCAATCGCAGCTCGAGGACGCACCGTATGAGGTGTCGCTTCAGGTCCGCGAAGTCGGAGCAGCTGAGCCTGACATCCTGATCGGCGACACCGGATCTTCCCCGATCGGCTCGATCATCAAGCTGTATGTACTCGGGGCCGTCGTCGACGCCATCGATTCGGGGGCCCTGACGTGGGAGTCGCCGCTCACGATCGATGCGGAGGTGCGGAGCCTTCCGACGGGTGAGCTGCAGGACCTGCCGGACGGCTCGACAGTCACCGTGCTGGAGGCTGCACAGAAGATGATAGCGATCAGCGACAACACCGCCACCGACCTCCTGATCCGCGCAGTGGGAAGGGACGCAGTCTCCGCAGCGCTCACTGATATGGGCCATGCCTCGCCGGAAGACAATGCGCCGTTGCTCACGACGCGCGAACTGTTCTGGATCGGCTGGGGAGACGAGGGGCTGCGGGAATCCTGGGCGGAAGCGGATGCCGTAGAACGTGAAGCGCTTCTCGGCGAGGTCCCCGCTGGTGTGCCCGACGGAAACTCGGTCGACTGGTCGGTCGCCGCGTGGCAGTCCGGAGTGGAATGGTTCGCCACGCACGATGACCTCGTCCGCGCACACATCGCGCTGCAGGAACGTGCAACCACAGCCGCCGGCGCGCCCATTCGCGACATCCTCTCCGCGAACCCGGGCGTCACGTTCGGCGACGAGTGGACCTACGTCGGCTTCAAGGGAGGAAGCTCGATGGGCGCGCTGGCGGGCTCGTGGTATCTCGAGCGAGCGGATGCTGCACCCGTGGTGCTCACGATCCTCGCTCGTTCGGACGACCCGCAAGCCTTGGCTGACCCGGTGTCAGTGCTGGGATACGCAGAGGATGCTGCCGCGCTTCTGGCGGAATGA
- a CDS encoding anhydro-N-acetylmuramic acid kinase — MRVLGLLSGTSHDGIDVTVVDFTEADGAVRGTVLYEDSVPYAPALRARLVAALPPAQTTLAEVTELDTLIGQAFADVAADAAASVGGVDAVCTHGQTVYHWVEGGHALGTLQIGQPAWIAERVGSPVVSDVRIRDITVGGHGAPLVSFLDELLLRGRTGTSAALNLGGIANMTVVGAGAVSAYDVGPANALVDAVITTYGLNPLGYDEDARIALSGEVDEALLASLLADPYYALAAPKSTGKEYFHLDYVRSHATALGRDIPVTALVRTLTELTVQTVARDVQAAGIGFLAVSGGGCHNPLIMDGLRAALPDTEVVLADELGASADNKEAILFALIGWCTMHGVPAVIPGGTGAREPRILGSITPGAGPLRMPEPVASVRSLTLS; from the coding sequence ATGCGCGTACTCGGCCTGCTCTCGGGCACCTCACACGACGGGATCGACGTCACGGTCGTCGACTTCACTGAGGCGGATGGCGCCGTGCGCGGCACGGTGCTGTACGAGGACAGCGTCCCGTACGCTCCCGCGCTGCGCGCGCGGCTCGTGGCGGCGCTGCCTCCTGCGCAGACGACGCTCGCCGAGGTGACCGAGCTCGACACCCTCATCGGTCAGGCGTTCGCCGACGTCGCAGCGGATGCTGCGGCATCCGTCGGCGGAGTCGATGCCGTGTGCACGCACGGGCAGACCGTCTACCACTGGGTCGAAGGCGGCCATGCCCTCGGCACATTGCAGATCGGTCAGCCCGCGTGGATCGCGGAACGCGTCGGCTCCCCGGTGGTCTCGGACGTGCGCATCCGCGACATCACGGTCGGCGGGCACGGCGCCCCACTGGTGTCATTCCTGGACGAACTGCTGCTGCGCGGCCGCACCGGGACGTCGGCGGCACTGAACCTCGGTGGCATCGCGAACATGACCGTCGTGGGTGCCGGTGCGGTCTCGGCGTATGACGTCGGACCGGCGAACGCGCTCGTCGACGCGGTGATCACGACGTACGGGCTCAACCCGCTCGGTTACGACGAAGACGCCCGCATCGCTCTCTCTGGCGAGGTCGACGAGGCACTGCTGGCCTCGCTGCTCGCCGATCCCTACTACGCGCTCGCCGCGCCCAAGAGCACTGGCAAGGAGTACTTCCACCTCGACTACGTCCGGTCGCACGCGACGGCTCTCGGCCGCGACATCCCCGTCACCGCCCTCGTGCGCACGCTCACCGAGCTGACCGTGCAGACCGTCGCGCGCGATGTTCAGGCTGCCGGTATCGGCTTCCTCGCCGTGTCGGGTGGCGGATGCCACAACCCGCTGATCATGGATGGGCTCCGGGCCGCGCTGCCGGACACCGAGGTCGTGCTCGCCGATGAACTCGGCGCATCCGCAGACAACAAAGAGGCGATCCTCTTCGCTCTGATCGGCTGGTGCACGATGCACGGCGTACCCGCTGTGATCCCCGGTGGCACGGGCGCGCGCGAGCCACGGATCCTGGGATCGATCACCCCGGGCGCTGGTCCGCTCCGGATGCCGGAGCCGGTGGCATCCGTCCGCAGCCTGACCCTGAGCTGA
- a CDS encoding ROK family protein yields MTRYALAVDVGGTKLEAALVGDDGALIASSRSRQATGRTATPSTLDAAVEAVIAHALAGLPEGAELVGAGVGSAGPIDLSTGSIVPVNMPDARGYGLAAAVTKAASAVLGRDVHTVFGHDGGALALAEAWLGAAREARSSLSIVVSTGVGGGFVIGGQYIRGASGNAGHLGQVRREGGLTLEEIASGPASAAWAQAQGWTGATGEDLARDAASGDPIARAAIERSAKAVGEALADAATLVDLDMVAIGGGFSRVSDDYIDLVQQALSASAAHDYSRRTRVVRSGLGDEGPLIGAAALVLR; encoded by the coding sequence ATGACTCGATACGCACTGGCCGTCGATGTGGGCGGCACGAAGCTGGAAGCTGCACTCGTCGGCGACGACGGCGCGTTGATCGCCAGCAGCCGCAGCAGGCAGGCGACCGGCCGCACGGCGACGCCGTCGACATTGGATGCCGCGGTCGAGGCTGTCATCGCGCATGCGCTCGCCGGGCTGCCGGAAGGCGCCGAGCTCGTGGGTGCCGGTGTCGGAAGCGCGGGACCGATCGATCTCTCGACCGGCTCGATCGTGCCGGTGAACATGCCCGATGCTCGCGGCTACGGGCTCGCCGCGGCTGTCACCAAAGCGGCATCCGCAGTTCTCGGACGCGATGTGCACACGGTGTTCGGGCACGACGGCGGCGCGCTCGCGCTCGCCGAAGCGTGGCTCGGAGCGGCCCGCGAGGCGCGCTCGTCGCTGTCGATCGTCGTGTCCACAGGGGTCGGCGGCGGATTCGTCATCGGCGGGCAGTACATTCGCGGAGCGTCGGGCAACGCCGGGCACCTCGGGCAGGTGCGCCGTGAGGGCGGGCTGACGCTCGAGGAGATCGCCTCCGGCCCGGCCAGCGCCGCGTGGGCACAGGCTCAGGGATGGACCGGCGCCACCGGCGAGGATCTTGCCCGCGACGCGGCATCCGGTGATCCGATCGCCCGCGCGGCGATCGAACGATCCGCGAAAGCAGTGGGTGAAGCGCTGGCGGATGCCGCGACCCTCGTCGATCTCGACATGGTCGCTATCGGCGGCGGGTTCTCGCGGGTGTCCGACGACTACATCGACCTCGTGCAGCAGGCGCTCAGCGCGAGCGCTGCGCACGACTACTCCCGTCGCACGCGGGTGGTGCGCTCCGGGCTCGGCGATGAGGGCCCGTTGATCGGCGCCGCCGCGCTCGTGCTGCGTTAG
- a CDS encoding YbhB/YbcL family Raf kinase inhibitor-like protein, protein MLSYDPYAELATLRDFAPLELTSPDFEPGGPLPLFAWSANRGGEDRSPALRWSTPPSGTRSIAVSCFDPDAPTGSGFWHWAAFDLPADLTSLDSSDGTAASLPAGSKVTPNEARLERFIGAAPPEGTGIHRYFFVVDALDVEALDLDAGATPAVLGFNRHFHSLARGVLIGTADPAER, encoded by the coding sequence ATGCTCTCGTACGACCCCTATGCCGAACTCGCCACGCTGCGCGATTTCGCGCCGCTCGAGCTGACCAGCCCCGACTTCGAACCCGGCGGACCGTTGCCGCTGTTCGCGTGGTCGGCCAATCGAGGCGGCGAGGATCGATCACCTGCGCTGCGGTGGTCTACGCCGCCGTCCGGTACGCGCAGCATCGCTGTCTCGTGCTTCGATCCGGATGCTCCGACCGGATCGGGATTCTGGCACTGGGCAGCGTTCGATCTGCCGGCCGACCTCACCTCCCTCGACTCGTCCGATGGCACGGCCGCGAGCCTCCCTGCAGGCTCCAAGGTGACGCCCAACGAGGCTCGATTGGAGCGATTCATCGGAGCGGCGCCGCCCGAGGGTACCGGCATTCATCGGTATTTCTTCGTCGTGGATGCGCTCGATGTCGAAGCACTCGATCTCGATGCCGGCGCGACCCCGGCCGTGCTCGGCTTCAACCGGCACTTCCACTCGCTTGCCCGCGGTGTGCTGATCGGCACGGCCGACCCAGCGGAGCGCTGA
- a CDS encoding exodeoxyribonuclease III — MRLATWNVNSIRTRVRRTVEFAVREDIDVLAMQEIKCKPEQFPYAQFEEAGYQVEVHGLNQWNGVAIASRLPMTDVSTAFDGMPGFAKGHEGPDAPLEARALGVTVDGVQIWSLYVPNGRALDDPHYAYKLHWLDELRQHTASALQKNPDLPLALVGDFNIIPFDSDNGDPDIVEGVSTHVSPQERAAFFAFQDAGLTDVVRPILPEGYTYWDYQRLKFPRNEGIRIDFVLGSPALAGAVTGASIHRDERKGEQPSDHVPVVVDLDLGGADDDDDMPMIFA, encoded by the coding sequence ATGCGCCTGGCCACCTGGAACGTCAACTCCATCCGCACTCGCGTGCGCCGCACCGTCGAGTTCGCAGTGCGCGAAGACATCGATGTGCTCGCGATGCAAGAGATCAAGTGCAAGCCCGAGCAGTTCCCGTATGCGCAGTTCGAAGAGGCCGGCTATCAGGTCGAGGTGCACGGCCTCAATCAGTGGAACGGCGTCGCGATCGCGAGCCGCCTGCCGATGACGGACGTGTCGACGGCGTTCGACGGGATGCCAGGCTTCGCGAAGGGTCATGAGGGCCCGGATGCTCCGCTCGAGGCGCGCGCGCTGGGCGTGACGGTCGACGGCGTGCAGATCTGGAGTCTCTACGTGCCGAACGGCCGTGCGCTCGACGATCCGCATTACGCGTACAAGCTGCACTGGCTCGACGAACTGCGTCAGCACACGGCATCCGCTCTGCAGAAGAACCCCGACCTGCCGCTGGCGCTCGTCGGGGACTTCAACATCATCCCGTTCGACTCAGACAACGGCGATCCAGACATCGTCGAGGGCGTCTCCACCCACGTCTCCCCACAGGAGCGTGCCGCGTTCTTCGCGTTCCAGGATGCGGGGCTCACCGACGTCGTGCGTCCGATCCTTCCCGAGGGCTACACCTACTGGGACTACCAGCGGCTGAAGTTCCCCCGTAACGAGGGCATCCGCATCGACTTCGTGCTCGGCTCGCCCGCGCTCGCCGGCGCCGTCACCGGCGCGTCCATCCACCGTGACGAGCGCAAGGGCGAGCAGCCCAGCGATCACGTGCCGGTCGTCGTCGACCTCGACCTCGGTGGTGCCGATGATGACGACGACATGCCGATGATCTTCGCCTGA
- a CDS encoding Cof-type HAD-IIB family hydrolase: MPLRLIATDLDGTLLDSASAVSPRTRRALDAARAVGIHIVPVTARQPIGLRMIAAEAGFDDWALCGNGAYATHLADGRMLFAEALPAETVRTLAAALQATLPGLLFASVRDGGETFVAQHGYAQIAKLADHKRDPRTMGGVPLDQVLAEPSLKFVIRHPELAPPALFDILRRLGLTGFEATLSGAPFVEVMAEGVTKATGLARLCEHLEVKRTDVVAFGDALNDVEMLRWAGHSVAMAGAEQAVQDAADEVATSNDEDGVARVIERMLG, encoded by the coding sequence ATGCCCCTCCGCTTGATCGCGACCGACCTCGACGGGACCCTGCTCGACTCGGCTTCAGCCGTGTCACCGCGCACGCGGCGAGCGCTCGATGCCGCCCGAGCCGTCGGTATCCATATCGTCCCCGTCACAGCACGCCAACCGATCGGTCTGCGGATGATCGCCGCCGAAGCAGGGTTCGACGACTGGGCGCTGTGCGGCAACGGAGCCTATGCGACGCATCTGGCAGACGGACGGATGCTGTTCGCCGAGGCACTGCCGGCCGAGACGGTTCGCACCCTCGCGGCGGCGCTGCAGGCAACCCTGCCCGGGCTGCTGTTCGCAAGTGTGCGGGACGGTGGCGAGACGTTCGTGGCCCAGCATGGCTACGCACAGATCGCCAAGCTCGCCGACCACAAGCGAGATCCTCGCACGATGGGCGGAGTGCCACTCGACCAGGTGCTGGCTGAACCCAGTCTGAAGTTCGTCATCCGGCATCCCGAACTCGCACCTCCGGCCCTGTTCGACATCCTGCGCCGTCTCGGCCTCACCGGATTCGAGGCCACGCTCTCGGGCGCGCCGTTCGTCGAGGTGATGGCCGAGGGCGTGACCAAGGCGACGGGTCTGGCGCGGCTCTGCGAGCACCTGGAAGTCAAGCGCACCGACGTGGTCGCGTTCGGCGATGCACTCAACGACGTTGAGATGCTCCGCTGGGCTGGGCACTCGGTTGCGATGGCCGGCGCAGAGCAGGCCGTTCAGGATGCCGCCGATGAGGTCGCGACCTCGAACGACGAGGACGGCGTCGCA